The genomic segment GGGCTGAGGCGGATCGGCGTTCCCTCCACTGCCAGCGTCGCCGCCCCCCCATGAAGGATAACATGCCCGCTGAGGGAGGGAAACTGTGGCGTCTGCGCTGTACCGGCAGCGGCGAAGGCGTATGTCCCGCCATCGAGGTAAATATGAACAGGGAGCGCATCCGAGCGCGGCGCGGCGCTGTTTGCGTAGTGAATCGCCAGCGCCAAACTCATCGCATCGTCGGCGGGGACGCGGAGGTGGATTTCCATTGGCGCGGCGGGGGTGAGCGTCGGCGCATCCTGCGACCTGACCGGACGCACCAGCGCGGCGCCCGCACAGAGCAAGGCGAATCCACTCAGCAAAAGGATAACCAGACTCAGCCGACGGCGCATAAGAAGGCAATCTCACGGGTGTAATACTAGACCGCCGCTAATATTACCCCCCCCCGTACAATGTCAAGGGGCGCGCTGTACAAGTTCCCTACGGATGGACTACTCCCACACCCCTACAGCATTTTTCAAGGAGATTGACCCCTTAATGGTTGACAGTCCCACGTATCATGATATACGTACCAATGGGTTAGGTGGTGGTGATCACAGGGTAAACGAACGACGCCCGCCCTTCTTGTAAGAAGGCTGGTTGCAGCCCAACCAGTGAGGGTACTGCAATAAAATTTCATCTGTACAGCGCCGCCCCTTTCCGCGAAAATAGACCATTGCGTTGGTTACGGTGCTGAGGTGTCATGCAGCTTCACGGTCTGCTTTCGCGTCTCGAATCGCTCTCAAGTTTTCGCCCCATCCTCACCCGTCTTGCTCAGGGGCAGCCGGTGGGTGATCAGCGCGTGATGCGTTCTGCCCGCCCTTTTGTCGCGGCGGCTCTGGCGAACGCCTTAAACCGCCCTGCGCTCATCTTGACGGGCAGCGCGGAACGGGCGTACACCCTTGCCGAACAACTCCCTGTCTGGCTGCCGGATCATCCCATTCACCGCTTTGCCGAGCCAAGCGCCATTTTCTACGACCATGCTGGCTGGAATACGACGACCATTCGCGGACGCCTTGCCGCATTAGCAGCCTTTCTTCCACCCATTGGCGTGCGCCGTGAAACGCCGCCGATCATCGTCAGTTCTGCCCACGCCCTTATGACACGCACGCTCCCCCCCCGCGATTTCCGCGCCTCCTCGCGGCTGATCAAGGTCGGTGGGCGTGCCGATCCCGATCAGATCATGCGTTTCTGGTTGGGAATCGGCTACCTGCCTGCCACGATTGTCACGGAGCCGGGGACGTTCAGCCGCCGAGGGGGAATCGTTGACCTCTTTCCCATTGATGCCGAGAGTCCGGTGCGCTTTGAATTCTTTGGCGACGAGATTGAGCGCATCCGCACCTTTGACCCCGGCACACAGCGATCCAGCGCCTCTCTTGAGTCGGTGGCGGTGATTCCAGCCCGCGAGTCGCTCCCTAAATATGCCGCCCCCGCTGCCGAACGGCTGCGCGGTTGGTTTGATTCTCATGCCGCCGCCGATGATTCCGACACCTTCGCTGCCGATAGCGTCGATCTCGCCTCGGAAACGGCATTCCCAACCCTCGATTTCTACCTTCCCTACCTCTACAACTCAGCGACCAGCCTCTTGAATTACCTCCCCGATGAGGCGCTCCTGATTGTCGATGATTTCGCCGCCCTCCAAGAGGCTGTCGAAGATTTAGAGAGCCAAGCCGTTGGGCAGTATGACGAAAACTGCCGCGCCGGTCTGATCCCGCCCGATTACCCGCTCCCCTACCTGCCATGGACAGACCTCCACGAGGCAATCCGCGCCCGCCGCCCCCTGCACCTCGGCGGGGGGATGGAACGGGACGGGGAGTCCTTTCCCGATGAGGACGTGTTAGGGGCTGCCTTCCGCCCCGCCGGGCGCTTTGGCGGGCAGCTTCGCAGCTTCTTGGACTCCCTCTATGAGATCGATCAGGCTGTGATCGTCAGCAACCAAGCGCAGCGTCTTGCCGAACTTTGGGCGGAGCGTGGCGGGACAAACCACCCCGTGAGCCGCCTTGACAGCCCACCGGAGGGCATTGTTTTTGTCGAAGGGGCGCTAACCGAGGGCTGGACTCTCCACACCGATCAGAGTCCGTTGCACCTGCTCACCGATGCCGAGATTTTCGGCTGGAAACGCCCCGAACCACGCCGCCGCATCATCCAGCGCAGTGTCTCCCCTGAGTCCTATTTTGCTGACCTCACAGCGGGCGATTACATCGTTCACATGGAGTACGGGATCGGGCGCTTTGTCGGCTTACAGCGCCGCTCACTGGATGGCGGGACGCGGGAATACCTTGCCCTCCAATACGCCAACGATGACATGCTCTACGTCCCCATTCATCAGGCAGATCGGCTCTCCCGCTATGTGGGGGCAGACGATGCCGCCCCAACGCTCTCCCGCTTGGGATCGTCTGAATGGGCGCAGAAAAAGGAAGCCGCCCGCCGCGCTGCCGAGGAAGTGGCGAAAGAACTGCTCGATCTTTATGCCCGCCGCGCCGCCGTGAAGGGACATGCCTTCTCGCCAGACAGCCATTGGCAGGCGGAGTTAGAGGCGTCTTTCCCCTACCTTGAGACGGACGATCAACTTCGCGCCCTTGCCGAGGTGAAGGCGGATATGGAGCGTCCTACACCAATGGATCGCCTGATCTGCGGCGATGTGGGCTATGGCAAAACAGAGGTTGCCCTGCGTGCGGCGTTCAAGGCGATCATGGATGGCAAACAGGTTGCCGTCCTCGTCCCCACAACGATCTTGGCACAGCAGCACTTCAAC from the Anaerolineales bacterium genome contains:
- the mfd gene encoding transcription-repair coupling factor — encoded protein: MQLHGLLSRLESLSSFRPILTRLAQGQPVGDQRVMRSARPFVAAALANALNRPALILTGSAERAYTLAEQLPVWLPDHPIHRFAEPSAIFYDHAGWNTTTIRGRLAALAAFLPPIGVRRETPPIIVSSAHALMTRTLPPRDFRASSRLIKVGGRADPDQIMRFWLGIGYLPATIVTEPGTFSRRGGIVDLFPIDAESPVRFEFFGDEIERIRTFDPGTQRSSASLESVAVIPARESLPKYAAPAAERLRGWFDSHAAADDSDTFAADSVDLASETAFPTLDFYLPYLYNSATSLLNYLPDEALLIVDDFAALQEAVEDLESQAVGQYDENCRAGLIPPDYPLPYLPWTDLHEAIRARRPLHLGGGMERDGESFPDEDVLGAAFRPAGRFGGQLRSFLDSLYEIDQAVIVSNQAQRLAELWAERGGTNHPVSRLDSPPEGIVFVEGALTEGWTLHTDQSPLHLLTDAEIFGWKRPEPRRRIIQRSVSPESYFADLTAGDYIVHMEYGIGRFVGLQRRSLDGGTREYLALQYANDDMLYVPIHQADRLSRYVGADDAAPTLSRLGSSEWAQKKEAARRAAEEVAKELLDLYARRAAVKGHAFSPDSHWQAELEASFPYLETDDQLRALAEVKADMERPTPMDRLICGDVGYGKTEVALRAAFKAIMDGKQVAVLVPTTILAQQHFNTFSQRFAAFPVKVEMLSRFRTPKEQRAILDLLTRGKIDILIGTHRLLQQDVAFRDLGLLVIDEEQRFGVTHKERLKRMRTEVDVLTMTATPIPRTLYMSLAGIRDISMIQTPPAERLPVITHVGAYDEKLVRGAILREIDRGGQVYFVHNRVMTIDSVADHLRRIVPEARLLIGHGQMAEDELEQVMTTFAGGEADVLLCTTIIESGLDIPNANTIMMDRADALGLAQLYQLRGRVGRGANRAYAYLFYPKGAHLTSDARARLDTIAEQTELGAGYNIAMRDLEIRGAGEFLGNRQSGYIASVGFHLYTQLLSREVARLRAETAPNARPSAPSVLPLPGTAAPITIDLPLPAYVPVSFMSDSAMRLQFYRRLADVTTLAAIDEIQAELTDRFGALPSEVQGLLFGIRVKLLATEAGVGAITADGDQLAIRLPYLAHVDRAGLQRYLGHGVRVSRTAVWLSRAEEGWEGRLLRLLARLPPQTDGAAVG